The proteins below are encoded in one region of Sulfitobacter sp. SK012:
- a CDS encoding co-chaperone GroES, translating to MAIKPLHDRVLVRRTESEEKTKGGLIIPDSAKEKPSEGEVVSCGEGARKDSGELIEMAVKAGDKILFGKWSGTEVTLDDEELLMMKESDIMGIIS from the coding sequence ATGGCAATTAAACCGCTTCATGACCGCGTGCTGGTACGCCGCACGGAAAGCGAAGAAAAAACCAAGGGTGGTCTGATCATCCCTGATAGCGCAAAAGAAAAGCCCTCCGAAGGCGAAGTCGTCTCTTGTGGCGAAGGCGCACGCAAAGACAGCGGCGAGCTGATCGAGATGGCTGTTAAAGCCGGTGATAAAATCCTGTTCGGCAAATGGTCCGGCACGGAAGTCACGCTTGATGACGAAGAGCTGCTGATGATGAAAGAAAGCGACATCATGGGCATCATCTCCTGA